TCAATGAAGTACAGAGATTAGTTTATGAAAAACATGGTGTGAAATTGTATCCAGAGGTGCGGACGTTAGGGGAAAAATAAATAGATTTATAAAGTATTATATTTAAGATGGTGTTTGTTTATAAAATGATTTTATTCTGGATACGGCTGTATGAGTTATAGCTATAATCTGAGAATGAAATCATTTTTTATTTTAGATAGGGTTTAAATGGCAGACAATATAATGGCGAAAAAAGGGGGAATATAGTATAATAAATTACAAGAAAGAGTAGGTTAGTTATCACTTCTTAGAGAAAGAAGGTCAATGTTATGAAACTACAATTTTTAGGTGCCGCGCAAGTGGTTACAGGTTCATCTTTTTTGTTAGAAGTTGCAAATCGAAAAATATTGATTGATTGTGGGATGTTTCAAGGAGCTAAGGCAGTTAGAGCTTTGAATTATCGAGATTTTCTTTATGACCCTGGTAGTATTGATTGTGTATTGTTAACGCATGCGCATATTGATCATTGTGGGTTAATACCGAAGCTTTGCAAACAAGGATTTAAAGGGGCAATTTATGCAACGAAAGCAACTGTGGATTTATGCAAAATCATGTTGCCTGATAGTGCGCATATTCAAGAGTCAGATGCTGAAATTGCAAATAGAAAAGGACAGCGTGTTGGTAAAAAAACAGTGGAACCATTATATACTGTGGATGAGGCGTTTGAAGCATTGTCGCAGTTTGCACCTGTTTCATATGATGTTGATTTACAAATAACCTCTGAAGTTAGAGTTGTTTTTAGAGATGCTGGTCATATTATTGGGTCAGCAATTTTAGAAATATATGTACGAGAAGAAGGGCATACGACGAAACTTTTATTTTCTGGTGATTTGGGGCAACCAAACCAGCCGATTATAAAAGATCCGACATTAATTCATGGTGCTGATTATGTAATTGTTGAATCTACATACGGTAATCGCATGCATCAGTATTATAATAGAGAGGAAAAATTAGCAGAGATTATAAATGATACAATCGATAGGGATGGAAATGTAATTATTCCTTCTTTTGCAGTAGGGCGGACGCAGACGTTGTTGTATTATTTATATAAGCTATGGAAGGAAGATAAGATTCCTAATGTTCCAGTAGTTTTAGATAGTCCGTTGGCAATTGCTGCTACACAGATTTTTGCGAAGAATACACAAGAGTTTGATGAGGATTCTACTAAAATGTTAATTGCGGGTGGAAGCCTGCCGGAAATGCCTCATTTAGTTATTGCGAAGACAGCGGAAGAATCAAAAGCACTAAATGAAACAAAAGGCGCGAAAATTATCATTTCTGCTAGTGGAATGGCGGATGCGGGAAGAATCCTGCATCATTTAAAACATAATTTATGGAAACCTGAAACTAGTGTATTATTTGTAGGATATCAAGCTGAGGGGAGTATGGGACGTCGCTTGATAGAAGGGGTTAAACGAGTAAAGATTATTGGGGAAGAAGTTAGTGTAAAAGCAAAAATTTATAATCTTGATGGATTTTCTGCTCATGCGGACCGTGGCCAGATCGTAGATTGGCTTGCGAGTATTGATGGACCTAAACCTCATAATGTGTTTTTAGTTCATGGGGAGCCAGATGCAACTGAGGCTTTGAGTCAGTATATTGGAGAAAAATTAGGGAATAGCACATATATTCCGAAGTATGGCGATACAGCAATTATTCATTATGATAAATGGCAGGTTAAAGAGACTGATGTTGTAATTGAACCAGCAGTAAAAGAATTAGAAGAATTCTTAAGTTTGGCACAAGCTGATTATCGTCAAATAAGAAGAAGATTATTTACTATTGTTTCACGTGAACCGAATAAATTACGCGAAGTCGTTGTTCGGTTAGGAAAGGTACTTAAATATTTGAAAAAAGTCATGAACGATTTATAATATTGAAGGGATGAAGAGATAAAAATGCATCTTGAATAGTTTGATTTTGTCAACTATTTAAGGATGCATTTTTATTTTTATTATTTATTAAGATGAAATAATTTTATGAAGATAGTTGATATGGCATAGGAAAAGTGATAAAATTGCATATGCTGTTGAAAAAATTACAAAAATAATTGTGATAGATAAAACAAGGCTTTTCAAAAACTTAGGAGGCTAATGAATGGAAAAACAAGATATAAGAAATATAGCAATTATTGCACACGTTGACCACGGTAAAACTACATTAGTAGATGCGATGTTAAAACAAAATGGAACGTTTCGTGCGAATGAGCAAATTGCAGAACGCGTAATGGACTCGAATGATCTTGAGCGTGAACGTGGAATTACTATTCTTTCAAAAAATACGGCTGTCATGTATAACGATGTAAAAATTAATATCGTGGATACACCAGGGCATGCTGATTTTGGTGGAGAAGTAGAACGTGTACTAAATATGGTCGATGGGGTATTGTTATTGGTTGATGCTTTTGAAGGACCTATGCCGCAAACAAAATATGTATTGCGTAAAGCTTTAGAGCAAAAATTAAAACCTATCGTTGTCATTAACAAAATTGACCGTCCTGACCAACGTGTGGATGATGTTTATGACGAAGTACTCGAATTGTTTATGGAACTTGGCGCAGATGATGATCAATTGGATTTCCCAGTTGTTTATGCAGCCGCTCGTGCCGGTATTGCTAAAATGGCGATGGAAGACGAAAGTGAAAACTTAAATCCATTAATGGATTTATTATTAAAAGAAATTCCTGCACCAACAGGTGATGCAGAAGGCCCTCTTCAAATTATGGTAACTACGTTAGATAATGATGAATACGTTGGACGTGTGGCGATTGGTCGTATTATTCGTGGTAGTGCGAAGTATAACCAAAGTGTTGTAATCATTAATGGTGATGTTGAAACAAGATCACGTATTGGTAAACTATATACTTATCAAGGGTTAAAACGTGTTGAAGTGCAAGAAGCGGGTTTGGGTGATATTGTTGCATTAACTGGTCTTGGCGATGTTAGCATTGGACAAACAATTGCTGATGCTGAACAGCCAGAGGCTTTACCAAGCATTAATATTGATGAGCCTACTTTAGCAATGACTTTTGGAGTTAATACGAGTCCGTTTGCAGGTAAAGAAGGGGAATTTGTTACTTCTCGTCATTTGCGCGATCGTTTATTTAAAGAAATTGAAACAAATGTAAGCTTACGAGTGGAAGAAACAGATAATGCTGATACATTTAAAGTTTCTGGACGTGGTGAACTTCATTTATCTATATTAATTGAAACAATGCGTCGTGAAGGCTTTGAATTACAAGTTGGTAAACCAGAAGTAATTTACAAAGAAATTAACGGTCAGCTTTGTGAGCCAATGGAATACCTAACAATTGATGTTCCGCAAGAATTTATGGGAACTGTTATGGAAGCATTGGGAACACGCAAAGCCGAACTTGCGAATATGACTGAGTTATCTGGATATCTTCGTATGGAATTTGTCATTCCAGCACGCGGGTTAATTGGTTTTCGTTCTGAATTTTTAACGAATACAAAAGGAAATGGCATTATGCATCATTTATTCCATGGGTATGTTCCTTACAAAGGTGATATTCCAGGTCGTACACGTGGCGCTTTGGTTGCCTTTGAGCAAGGTGAAACAACTGGATATGGTATTTATAGCGTACAAGATCGTGGTACGATGTTTGTATCGCCAAATCAACCAGTATATGAAGGTATGATTATTGGGGAAAATTCTCGTGAAATGGATATGGATATTAATCCATGTAAGAAAAAGCATGTTTCTAATATGAGAACAAGCTCTTCTGATGAAGCAATTCGACTTGTTCCTCCGCGTATTTTAAGTTTGGAACAAGCGTTGGAATATATTAATAAAGATGAATTGGTTGAAGTTACACCAAAAAGCATCCGTTTACGTAAAGCTGTCCTTGATCGCTTGCAACGTGGTCGTGAGCGTAAAAATTCGCAAAAATAAAATAATAAAAGCACTTATTTTCGTAGGAAATAAGTGCTTTTTATTAAATAAAAAATAATTATTGTTAAATTTTGCAGAAAAAATTCTTTTTTGCAGGAAACTTGAATTAAATGAAGAATACTGACATAATGATAGTTAATTATTTTGTTATTAGAGGAGGCGGTGGGGATGTCTTCTAACAACCTGATTGATAAAATTGCAAATGTACTAATGCCTGAAGATGATGCGCCAATTGAAAAAGAAGATATACCTGAAATGACTAAGACTGAACGGCCGGCACTGAAGGTATATATGAATGAAGCACCAGCTTTAAAGGTGCTTGTGTTTGAACCGTCTAGTTTTAATCAAGGGAATATAATTGCTGACCATTTAAAAGCTAAGGAAGCTGTTTTTGTGAACTATGAATTTATAGATGTTTCTGAACAGCAGCGATTGTGTGATTTTGTAAATGGGGTGTGCTATATTTTAGAGGGATCTATACAGAGAGTTTCGGAATATAGCGTATTGTATACTCCTAAAAATGTTGATATTGATAAAGAATTATGCAGCTATAGTATTCCTACATATGCACAAGGGTAATATATTGAGTGAAATACACAGGCAGTCAGATTGACTGCCTGTAATTTATTTGCGTAACTGGATGAGTAACTCATTCATATCTTTTGGCATTGGTGCTTGAACTAAAATTTTTCGGTTGCTTTCAATGTGGTTAAATTGAACTTTTGCTGCATGCAGAGATTGATGTGAAATTAAATTGGATTTTTTTCCATACATGGAGTCGCCTAAGATAGGTAGCCCAACAGAAGCTAAATGAACGCGTATTTGGTGCGTCCTACCTGTTTCTAAAGATAATGATAGAAGACTATGGGTCTCTGCTAAATTTTCGATTACTTCATAATGAGTAATTGCTGTCTCTCCAGTAGACGAAGTTATTCGTTGATTAGGGAATGACGGATGTATGGCAATAGGGCGGTTGATGGTGGCCTTTTTTTCTTGCGGGCATCCTTCGGTTATTGCAAGATAGAAACGTTTTAAAATCTGGTGTTCAAGTTGCTTTGTTAGCAGAGTTTGGCTATGTGCGCTTTTGGCGAATACAATACATCCTGAGGTATCGCGATCAAGGCGATGCATAGGTCGGATAGTTGATAAAATTTGTTTGGATTGAAAATAGTACGCTAAATAATTCGCTAAAGTATTATTAGTTGTTTGTCCTGTTGGATGTGTTAATAGTTTTGGTGGTTTATTAAGTACGATTACATGTTCATCTTCATACAGAATATCAATTTTTTGATTTTGTGGTGTTACGCCATAACTTATATCTGGAAAGTCCATGACTCGTAATATGTCATTTTCTTTTAGTTGACGCTTCATAAAGGTTGTTTTTCGATTTAAATAAATTCCCTTATTTCGAGTAAGTAATTGGCGTTTACGTGAAGAATAATGAAGAATATTTTTTAAGTATTCTTCTACTGTAAGATTCGCAGAGTCTAAATTTATTACATAAGTTGAAAAAGATTTTTTTGTATGCATTTTTACCTCAATGATTTATTTTATTTATTTTGCATCAAGTATTATAACAAAAATAATACGATTTTTACATGAAAAAGAATTTTATTTTAAAAATAATGGAAGTATAATGATTCAATAGCAATGTAAATTTTTATTTGTCACATGCAAATTCGAGTCTTTACAATTGACCATCTAGATGAATTATGTTAAATAAGTGGTTTTTATAAGTAATGAATCAAAAAAAGGAGGAAAAATAAATGAGTTATGTTGATACATTAAACGATAAAGATAGAAAAATTTTAAATGGGGTGCTTAAACAATTTGAAAAATTAGCTGCTATTCCTCGTAAATCTGGTCATGAAAAAGCTGTAAGTGATTATTTATATCATTGGGCACAGCAGCAGGAATTAAAAGTTATTCAAGATGATACAAATAACATTATTATTGATAAACCAGCAACTCCCGGATATGAAGATTTGCCACGGGTAATTTTGCAAGGGCATATGGATATGGTATGTGTGGCTGAACCTGGTAAGGACTATAATCCATTGCAGGATGCAATAGAGTTAATCAATGACGGCAATGTACTTAAAGCCAAAGGAACTTCATTGGGGGCAGATGATGGAATCGGCGTTGCTGCAGCACTTTATATTCTAGCAAGTGACACAATTCAACATGGAGAGCTTAGAGTTATTATTACAACGGATGAAGAAGCCGGAATGAGTGGAGCATCAAATTTAGAGTCTACATATTTAGATGGTGCATATTTAATTAACTGCGACTCAGAAGATTGGGATAAAGTGACGATGAGTTCGGCAGGCAGTGTTAATATTGATGTTACAGGTGATATTCAATGGAAAAAGGCAATATATCAGAATGCGCTAAAATTTACCTTGACTGGAATGCTTGGCGGACATTCAGGTGTAATGATTCATGATAATCGTGCTAACGCGATTAAAATTATGGGATACTTTCTATATCAGTTAAAAAAGGCAGAGGTGGCATTTGAGATTGCAGATTTAAGCGGAGGCACAGCAAGAAATGCTATCCCATCTACTTGTGAAACTATTTTAGTTTTGGATGAAGAATATTTTGGACGTGCTAGAGAAGTGATTGTTAACGTTAAACAATATGTATTAGAACATTTCTCAAAAGAGATAGGTTTTGAAATTCAAGTAGAAAAAGTCGATATGCCAACGAAAGTAATTGAGGAAAAAATAGCGGATAAAATAATAAATTTTATTTGTATGGCGCAAGATGGTGTACATACAATGTCTTCAGCAGTAGATGGATTAGTTGAAAGCTCATCCAATATGGGATTGGTTGAAATAAATAATGATCAGATTAAATTTAATATTTTCCCACGTACTTCGGTGGATAAATATTTTAATTACTTTCAAGAGGTTTTTGGGAAAATAGCAAGTTTATGTGACTTTCATATGAATTTTTCGGGAAAATCGCCAGGATGGCCAGTAAATGAAAATTCTAAGCTTATTCCTTTAACAGTAAAAATATTTGAAGAACAAAATAAAATTCCTATGAAAAAAGAATCGATTCATGCAGGTTTAGAAGCAGGTTGGTTTAGTGCTAAAAATCCTGATCTGGATATTATTTCAATCGGACCAAATGTAAAAGATATTCACTCACCGCAAGAGCATTTAGAATTGTGTACTTTAGTGCCACATGTAAAATTAATCATAGAGATTTTAAAGCGAGTAAAAGAATTATAAAGTAAGCAGTAATCTAGGTGAATCCCCATCAGCAAATAAAAATCTAAAACTAATAATTCATAAATTTAACTTTATTTATCTAAAGATTGCTAAAAGATACATCATACGTTATAATGATTCATGTTGGTATACAATGTGGACTATTATAGAAAGAAAAATAGAATAAAATGTATCTATGTACTTGCGAGGGAATACAGATATATTTTAACAGAGGAGCCATAATGGATGAAAAAGACAAATGTAGCTAGGATCTTAGATGGTCTTAACATTCAATATGAACTTAAAGAATATGAAGTTGACTTGGAAGACTTAAGCGCACCAAATGTTGCTAAAAAAGTAGGAATGCCTTTAGAACGAGTCTTTAAAACGTTAGTAGCACGCGGGGATAAAAATGGGGTTTTGATGGCCTGTATTCCAGGTGGTGCAGAGCTGAACTTGAAAGCTTTGGCAGCTGTTAGTAACAATAAAAAGGCTGAAATGGTGCACTTGAAGGAAGTGCAAGGGTTAACTGGATATATTCGCGGTGGAGTTTCACCTCTTGGAGCTAAAAAAGTTTATCCTGTATATCTAGATCAACGCATGGATAATTTTGAAACTATAGCAGTTAGTGCGGGTGTACGCGGATGTCAAATTATAATTGCTCCAGATGACTTGAAAAAGGCTGTAAACGGTATGATGGCTAATTTAATCCGGTAATCTATTAGGTAAAGGAGAAAACTATGAGATATATAAGTACGCGGGGAAACGAAAAAGAATTAACAGCGGCAGGGGCGATTATTGCAGGGATTGCTGATGATGGAGGATTATTTGTTCCGAATCATATACCGGTATTGGAAAATAATTTTATTGAAAGTCTCATTAACTTATCTTATCAAAATCGTGCTAAGAAAATTTTAGCTGAATTTTTAACAGATTATACGGAAGCTGAAGTTTCAGCTTGTGTAGAGCGTGCCTATGGAAATCAAAAGTTTGATATTGATTTAATTGCACCAGTAGTTAATTTATCAGAGGATACAAATGTATTGGAATTATGGCATGGACCGACGAGTGCATTCAAGGATATGGCATTGCAATTGTTGCCTCAATTAATGTCTACAGCATTAAAAAAGACAGGTGAAAAAGCTGAGATTATTATCCTTGTCGCAACTTCTGGCGATACGGGGAAGGCTGCTTTAGAAGGATTTAAAGATGTAGATCAAATTCGTATTATGGTTTTTTATCCGCAAGAAGGCGTTAGTCAAATGCAACGATTACAAATGGTTAGCCAAAAAGGAAACAATGTTTCTGTTATTGCTGTTCATGGAAATTTTGATGATGCTCAAACCGGTGTGAAAAATATTTTCAATGATGAAGAGTTTAACAAAAATTTGAATGAAGCAGGCTTCCAGTTGTCTTCGGCAAATTCAATTAACTGGGGGCGTCTTGTACCACAAATCGTCTATTACTTTAGTGCATATGCTGATTTAGTAAAAGAAAATAAATTAAAAATGGGGGACAAAGTTAACTTTGTTGTGCCTACAGGAAACTTTGGCAATATTCTAGCTGGATATTATGCAAAACGGATGGGCTTGCCGGTACATAAATTGATTTGTGCATCAAATGCAAATAATGTGTTGACTGATTTTTTACAAACTGGTACATACAATCGAAATAGAGCATTTCATAAAACAGCTTCGCCGTCCATGGATATTTTGATTTCAAGTAACCTTGAACGATTATTGTTCCATATTGGTGGAGGAGATAAAGTGCAAGTTAAAGCGTGGATGGAATCACTAAATAAAAATGGTGAGTATACAGTTGGTGCTGATTATTTAGCAAAAATCAAAGAG
This genomic interval from Selenobaculum gibii contains the following:
- a CDS encoding MBL fold metallo-hydrolase RNA specificity domain-containing protein, giving the protein MKLQFLGAAQVVTGSSFLLEVANRKILIDCGMFQGAKAVRALNYRDFLYDPGSIDCVLLTHAHIDHCGLIPKLCKQGFKGAIYATKATVDLCKIMLPDSAHIQESDAEIANRKGQRVGKKTVEPLYTVDEAFEALSQFAPVSYDVDLQITSEVRVVFRDAGHIIGSAILEIYVREEGHTTKLLFSGDLGQPNQPIIKDPTLIHGADYVIVESTYGNRMHQYYNREEKLAEIINDTIDRDGNVIIPSFAVGRTQTLLYYLYKLWKEDKIPNVPVVLDSPLAIAATQIFAKNTQEFDEDSTKMLIAGGSLPEMPHLVIAKTAEESKALNETKGAKIIISASGMADAGRILHHLKHNLWKPETSVLFVGYQAEGSMGRRLIEGVKRVKIIGEEVSVKAKIYNLDGFSAHADRGQIVDWLASIDGPKPHNVFLVHGEPDATEALSQYIGEKLGNSTYIPKYGDTAIIHYDKWQVKETDVVIEPAVKELEEFLSLAQADYRQIRRRLFTIVSREPNKLREVVVRLGKVLKYLKKVMNDL
- the typA gene encoding translational GTPase TypA codes for the protein MEKQDIRNIAIIAHVDHGKTTLVDAMLKQNGTFRANEQIAERVMDSNDLERERGITILSKNTAVMYNDVKINIVDTPGHADFGGEVERVLNMVDGVLLLVDAFEGPMPQTKYVLRKALEQKLKPIVVINKIDRPDQRVDDVYDEVLELFMELGADDDQLDFPVVYAAARAGIAKMAMEDESENLNPLMDLLLKEIPAPTGDAEGPLQIMVTTLDNDEYVGRVAIGRIIRGSAKYNQSVVIINGDVETRSRIGKLYTYQGLKRVEVQEAGLGDIVALTGLGDVSIGQTIADAEQPEALPSINIDEPTLAMTFGVNTSPFAGKEGEFVTSRHLRDRLFKEIETNVSLRVEETDNADTFKVSGRGELHLSILIETMRREGFELQVGKPEVIYKEINGQLCEPMEYLTIDVPQEFMGTVMEALGTRKAELANMTELSGYLRMEFVIPARGLIGFRSEFLTNTKGNGIMHHLFHGYVPYKGDIPGRTRGALVAFEQGETTGYGIYSVQDRGTMFVSPNQPVYEGMIIGENSREMDMDINPCKKKHVSNMRTSSSDEAIRLVPPRILSLEQALEYINKDELVEVTPKSIRLRKAVLDRLQRGRERKNSQK
- a CDS encoding cell division protein SepF, which codes for MSSNNLIDKIANVLMPEDDAPIEKEDIPEMTKTERPALKVYMNEAPALKVLVFEPSSFNQGNIIADHLKAKEAVFVNYEFIDVSEQQRLCDFVNGVCYILEGSIQRVSEYSVLYTPKNVDIDKELCSYSIPTYAQG
- a CDS encoding RluA family pseudouridine synthase; translation: MHTKKSFSTYVINLDSANLTVEEYLKNILHYSSRKRQLLTRNKGIYLNRKTTFMKRQLKENDILRVMDFPDISYGVTPQNQKIDILYEDEHVIVLNKPPKLLTHPTGQTTNNTLANYLAYYFQSKQILSTIRPMHRLDRDTSGCIVFAKSAHSQTLLTKQLEHQILKRFYLAITEGCPQEKKATINRPIAIHPSFPNQRITSSTGETAITHYEVIENLAETHSLLSLSLETGRTHQIRVHLASVGLPILGDSMYGKKSNLISHQSLHAAKVQFNHIESNRKILVQAPMPKDMNELLIQLRK
- the pepD gene encoding beta-Ala-His dipeptidase, which translates into the protein MSYVDTLNDKDRKILNGVLKQFEKLAAIPRKSGHEKAVSDYLYHWAQQQELKVIQDDTNNIIIDKPATPGYEDLPRVILQGHMDMVCVAEPGKDYNPLQDAIELINDGNVLKAKGTSLGADDGIGVAAALYILASDTIQHGELRVIITTDEEAGMSGASNLESTYLDGAYLINCDSEDWDKVTMSSAGSVNIDVTGDIQWKKAIYQNALKFTLTGMLGGHSGVMIHDNRANAIKIMGYFLYQLKKAEVAFEIADLSGGTARNAIPSTCETILVLDEEYFGRAREVIVNVKQYVLEHFSKEIGFEIQVEKVDMPTKVIEEKIADKIINFICMAQDGVHTMSSAVDGLVESSSNMGLVEINNDQIKFNIFPRTSVDKYFNYFQEVFGKIASLCDFHMNFSGKSPGWPVNENSKLIPLTVKIFEEQNKIPMKKESIHAGLEAGWFSAKNPDLDIISIGPNVKDIHSPQEHLELCTLVPHVKLIIEILKRVKEL
- the ybaK gene encoding Cys-tRNA(Pro) deacylase, producing the protein MKKTNVARILDGLNIQYELKEYEVDLEDLSAPNVAKKVGMPLERVFKTLVARGDKNGVLMACIPGGAELNLKALAAVSNNKKAEMVHLKEVQGLTGYIRGGVSPLGAKKVYPVYLDQRMDNFETIAVSAGVRGCQIIIAPDDLKKAVNGMMANLIR
- the thrC gene encoding threonine synthase, which translates into the protein MRYISTRGNEKELTAAGAIIAGIADDGGLFVPNHIPVLENNFIESLINLSYQNRAKKILAEFLTDYTEAEVSACVERAYGNQKFDIDLIAPVVNLSEDTNVLELWHGPTSAFKDMALQLLPQLMSTALKKTGEKAEIIILVATSGDTGKAALEGFKDVDQIRIMVFYPQEGVSQMQRLQMVSQKGNNVSVIAVHGNFDDAQTGVKNIFNDEEFNKNLNEAGFQLSSANSINWGRLVPQIVYYFSAYADLVKENKLKMGDKVNFVVPTGNFGNILAGYYAKRMGLPVHKLICASNANNVLTDFLQTGTYNRNRAFHKTASPSMDILISSNLERLLFHIGGGDKVQVKAWMESLNKNGEYTVGADYLAKIKEVFWADWADDTKTAGKIKSVYEKHQYVADTHTAVAWEVADRYKKVTGDTTVNVIVSTASPYKFNASVLAALDKSKVTEGNEFAMLDALEKISGMKVPEGLDSLRTIKILHKQQCEKEDMKKVVMSLVK